From the Armatimonadota bacterium genome, the window GCAGGAGGCATTTGCTCCATGACTGCTTCTGTCTCAGCGGACGCGGTGCGTAGATGGCGACTAACTGTGCGGTGGGAACGTCTTCTGCTGCCTGCAGCAGGCATTGGGATGACCTTGCTGGTGTGGCACTGGTGGAGCCAGTCACGCGGTGCCGACAGCGTCATCGCCGCCTTCTCGCCTGTACGCACCCTGCACAGTATCTGGGACCTGCTTGCCACCGGGGCGTTGCTCCCTCACATGCTGGTCAGCGTAAAGCGGGTAGCGGTCGGACTGGCTATCGGTTTGGCGGTAGGTACTCCTTTAGGAGTGTTGCTGGGCACGCAAGTGTGGCTGGAGCGCGCCACTTCCCCCGTGCTTCAGCTGGTGCGCATGATTTCCCCCCTGTCCTGGATGCCTATCGCCATCATGGTGTTCGGCATCGGCGATGCGCCAGTTTACTTTCTGTTAGGGGTGGCAGCGCTGTTCCCCATCATGCTCAACACGCGCTCGGGTATCGCCCTCATCGAGCGAAAGTGGATACTGGCGGTGCGCAGTCTGGGAGCAAGCCGCTGGCAACTGCTGCGTACGGTGTACCTTCCTGCGATTCTGATGCACCTGCTCACCGGGTTCCGGCTGGCGGTTGGCATCTGCTGGATCGTGCTGGTGCCGGCGGAGATGCTGGGGGTCAACGCGGGGCTGGGATACTACATCCTCGACGCCCGAGACCGCCTTGCCTACAGCGAGATGATGGCAGTCATCGTGGTGATCGGCGTGTTGGGTTACTGCTTCGACCTGTTCGCCCGCTGGCTGGTGGCACGCTGGACTCCT encodes:
- a CDS encoding ABC transporter permease gives rise to the protein MTASVSADAVRRWRLTVRWERLLLPAAGIGMTLLVWHWWSQSRGADSVIAAFSPVRTLHSIWDLLATGALLPHMLVSVKRVAVGLAIGLAVGTPLGVLLGTQVWLERATSPVLQLVRMISPLSWMPIAIMVFGIGDAPVYFLLGVAALFPIMLNTRSGIALIERKWILAVRSLGASRWQLLRTVYLPAILMHLLTGFRLAVGICWIVLVPAEMLGVNAGLGYYILDARDRLAYSEMMAVIVVIGVLGYCFDLFARWLVARWTPHVHQQAG